Proteins encoded by one window of Candidatus Nitrosocosmicus hydrocola:
- a CDS encoding hydroxymethylglutaryl-CoA reductase, degradative: MEQKKFRDMNQDERLDYLKMKTNLNEKEIDLFRNSAVFKFETINGMVENAIGIFPLPIGIATNFVINGKEYLVPMAIEEPSVIAAASNAAKIASRGGGFVAHADDSIMKGQIQLIPVSKSETDDVIKVLQDNKNKITSLANTKSKFAKCIDIKIKLVEDQSVNKLGRMLIVEILVDTKDAMGANVVNTMCEGIAPQIELLTGGKVILKILSNYATERLVRCKAIFPRDLIGGENILKRILFAYAMAYTDTHRAVTHNKGIMNGIDSVAIASGQDFRAIEAGCHAYACRDGHYRSLTKWYQDSNGDLVGEIEIPMAVGTVGGITNTHPIVKSCLKLLNVSGSKELATIIAASGLAQNFSAIRALSDEGIQKGHMKLHSKNIAIIAGAANEQIELVSKKMIEESNVSVSRAREILESLNKHEHGLKE; encoded by the coding sequence TTGGAACAAAAAAAATTTAGAGATATGAATCAGGATGAAAGGCTAGACTATCTTAAGATGAAAACAAATTTGAATGAAAAAGAAATTGATTTGTTTAGAAACTCAGCAGTATTCAAATTTGAAACTATTAATGGAATGGTAGAAAATGCTATTGGAATCTTTCCTCTACCCATTGGAATAGCAACCAATTTTGTTATCAACGGTAAAGAATATTTAGTCCCTATGGCAATAGAAGAACCCTCTGTTATTGCAGCAGCTAGTAATGCTGCAAAAATTGCTAGTAGAGGAGGAGGATTTGTTGCTCATGCAGACGATTCAATTATGAAAGGACAGATTCAATTAATCCCTGTCTCCAAGTCAGAAACTGATGACGTAATCAAAGTATTACAAGACAACAAAAATAAAATAACTTCACTGGCAAATACAAAAAGTAAATTTGCAAAATGTATAGACATCAAAATCAAACTTGTAGAAGATCAAAGTGTAAACAAATTAGGAAGAATGCTAATAGTTGAGATTCTAGTAGATACCAAAGACGCAATGGGAGCTAATGTGGTGAATACAATGTGCGAAGGTATAGCCCCACAAATCGAATTACTAACAGGCGGTAAAGTAATATTGAAAATTTTATCTAATTATGCTACAGAGCGCCTGGTAAGATGCAAGGCGATATTTCCCAGGGATTTGATTGGTGGCGAAAATATTCTTAAAAGGATTTTATTTGCTTATGCGATGGCATATACTGATACACATAGAGCAGTAACTCATAACAAAGGAATAATGAATGGGATTGATAGTGTTGCGATAGCCTCTGGTCAGGATTTTAGAGCTATTGAAGCAGGTTGTCATGCATATGCATGCAGAGATGGACATTACAGATCGTTGACCAAATGGTATCAAGATTCTAATGGGGACCTAGTTGGAGAAATAGAAATTCCTATGGCGGTTGGAACGGTTGGAGGAATAACAAATACACATCCAATTGTTAAATCATGCCTAAAACTATTGAATGTATCAGGTTCAAAAGAATTGGCGACTATTATAGCCGCATCAGGATTGGCACAGAATTTCTCAGCTATAAGAGCATTATCAGACGAAGGTATACAAAAAGGTCATATGAAATTACATTCAAAAAATATTGCGATTATCGCAGGAGCCGCAAATGAACAGATTGAATTAGTTTCAAAGAAAATGATTGAAGAGAGTAATGTCTCAGTATCAAGAGCCAGAGAAATTCTTGAATCATTAAATAAACATGAACATGGATTAAAAGAATAA
- the hisG gene encoding ATP phosphoribosyltransferase, with product MGIIKFVVPKGSIEEATFQVIENAWQCKVSGRGRIYRVKISDPEIEVKILRPQEIPTYVQEGFHDVGITGKDWIKETNADVKVLLDLEYGKVKQVIAIPEFFKFNSLDELIADFAQNKKTLRFSTEYLKSASQYIKSKENYKKHFGDLEPTIVTPWSRTGDNKMVEIFLSFGATEAKPPEDVDAVFDITETGTTLIQNNLKIIDQVMESTAVLIANKEALKDPIKREKIIDMIVLLRGVVEARKKLHIFVNVEKDNLNALLKILPSLKGPTVSNLSTEGWFGVNTIIDKDEFIRLVPTIRKIAQGLVILEPSQILSMDKVILDDKDEVKID from the coding sequence ATGGGTATTATTAAATTTGTCGTGCCCAAAGGCAGTATAGAAGAGGCTACTTTTCAAGTAATAGAAAATGCATGGCAATGTAAGGTTAGTGGCAGGGGTAGAATTTATAGAGTAAAAATTTCAGACCCAGAGATAGAGGTCAAGATTCTAAGACCCCAAGAAATTCCTACGTATGTACAGGAGGGATTTCATGATGTCGGAATAACAGGTAAAGACTGGATTAAAGAAACCAATGCTGATGTCAAAGTGTTATTGGACTTGGAGTACGGTAAAGTAAAACAGGTGATAGCCATTCCAGAATTCTTTAAATTTAACAGCCTAGATGAATTGATAGCTGATTTTGCTCAAAACAAAAAAACTTTAAGATTTTCGACAGAATATTTAAAATCAGCATCTCAATACATAAAATCAAAAGAAAATTATAAGAAGCACTTTGGAGATTTGGAACCCACAATAGTAACTCCATGGTCTAGAACGGGTGACAATAAAATGGTAGAAATATTTTTATCATTTGGAGCAACAGAAGCAAAACCACCAGAAGATGTTGATGCAGTTTTTGATATCACAGAAACAGGAACGACTTTAATTCAAAACAATTTAAAAATAATAGATCAAGTAATGGAATCCACGGCTGTACTCATAGCCAATAAGGAAGCACTAAAAGATCCCATAAAAAGAGAGAAGATAATAGATATGATTGTTTTACTAAGGGGTGTTGTAGAAGCTAGAAAGAAACTGCATATTTTCGTTAACGTGGAGAAAGACAATCTCAATGCGTTACTAAAAATCCTCCCTTCATTAAAAGGACCAACCGTAAGTAACCTAAGTACGGAAGGATGGTTTGGAGTAAACACCATAATAGATAAAGATGAATTTATCAGGTTAGTTCCAACCATAAGGAAAATTGCTCAAGGTCTTGTCATTTTAGAACCAAGTCAAATATTATCGATGGATAAAGTCATTCTAGACGATAAAGATGAAGTAAAAATTGATTAA
- the hisD gene encoding histidinol dehydrogenase produces MINIISINDPQEQANELREKSWNKDLSIPTKDVLKIIDDIRTEGDEGISKCIEKYENVKMDSFVVGKGEIKEAYENVSANQIRIIKYMKSKLEKSEQAVIDSLKNINIDSNGIKIKKTVLPIFRVGCYIPGGKARYPSTIVMCTVPARVAGVKEIVAITPPMKNGKVDPLTLVAGDICGVNEFYKIGGAYGIAALAYGTKTIKRVDKIVGPGGVYVSVAKSLVAKDVSIDMIAGPTELLVYADEKSNPRYIALDLISQAEHSEDTLCGVVTKSKTIATKISVELDTIIKESNISRKEFVEKSIDNNGFIALCQTDKEITDFINEFAPEHLEIFAKNDKKIIKEIRNAGLILIGKYTPSSVSDYCLGSNHVLPTYRFAKSRAALSVLDFIKLVNMIEMDKDALKKISPIMKEITLTEGLVNHYEAVKGRLIK; encoded by the coding sequence TTGATTAATATCATAAGTATTAATGATCCACAAGAACAAGCTAATGAATTAAGAGAGAAATCATGGAACAAAGATTTGTCTATTCCCACAAAAGATGTTCTAAAGATCATAGATGATATTAGAACCGAAGGAGATGAGGGAATATCAAAATGTATTGAGAAATATGAGAACGTTAAGATGGATTCATTTGTTGTTGGCAAGGGAGAAATCAAAGAGGCGTATGAAAACGTCTCGGCTAATCAAATCAGAATCATAAAATATATGAAATCGAAATTAGAAAAAAGCGAACAAGCAGTTATTGATAGTCTAAAAAACATAAACATTGATTCAAACGGAATCAAGATAAAAAAGACAGTTTTACCCATTTTTAGAGTGGGTTGTTATATTCCCGGAGGAAAGGCTAGATATCCAAGTACTATTGTTATGTGCACAGTGCCTGCCAGGGTTGCAGGAGTAAAAGAAATAGTTGCCATTACTCCTCCTATGAAAAACGGTAAGGTGGACCCATTAACTCTTGTAGCAGGGGACATTTGTGGTGTTAATGAATTTTACAAGATTGGGGGCGCTTATGGAATAGCTGCATTAGCATACGGCACAAAGACTATAAAAAGAGTTGATAAGATTGTAGGGCCTGGGGGAGTATATGTTTCTGTCGCAAAGTCATTAGTAGCAAAAGACGTTTCCATAGATATGATAGCAGGTCCGACAGAATTGTTGGTATACGCTGATGAAAAATCAAACCCGCGTTATATTGCACTTGATCTGATTTCGCAAGCAGAGCATAGTGAAGATACACTATGTGGGGTAGTAACCAAATCAAAAACGATAGCTACCAAGATTTCTGTAGAACTTGACACGATAATTAAAGAATCCAACATATCCAGAAAAGAATTTGTGGAGAAAAGCATTGATAATAATGGATTCATTGCACTATGTCAAACCGATAAAGAAATAACAGATTTTATTAATGAGTTTGCACCCGAGCATTTAGAAATATTTGCAAAAAATGACAAAAAAATAATTAAAGAGATCCGGAATGCTGGCTTAATATTAATAGGCAAGTATACTCCCTCTTCTGTAAGCGATTATTGTCTTGGTTCTAATCACGTTTTACCAACTTACAGATTTGCAAAATCCAGAGCAGCATTGTCTGTTTTAGATTTCATTAAACTGGTAAACATGATAGAAATGGATAAGGACGCCCTAAAGAAAATTTCTCCAATCATGAAAGAAATCACTTTAACAGAAGGACTAGTTAATCACTATGAAGCAGTAAAAGGAAGGCTGATAAAATAA
- a CDS encoding pyridoxal phosphate-dependent aminotransferase codes for MVEWLEKELAYIKSHKPYKRPDKVHDFYKLDSNENIVLEKNLIRAIAMKSLRESDFREYPLEQFDKLYNKLADYTNLSTKNIGVGSGSDQIMDLLLSTIGKGRSVITLNPTFSYFTDRCDLYKIPTKQIELSSLDNSFDVELFIKKAREYDIIYIASPNNPTGNQFRFDEILNIIESLKDKLIIIDEAYVEFAEYNLSNIVTKYNNVVIMRTFSKAFGLAGARIGYILTNEEMADIFNQYIQLPYPLSSFSMQLAIEVLANIHIVKRSIELIKIERSKIFERLNKMDQIKIFESHSNFFFFQTFSHFEKIKNSMMNEKILIKNFGNLGNYQGAMRITIGNTEMNDKIISIFEKSQLQ; via the coding sequence ATGGTAGAATGGCTAGAAAAAGAGCTTGCCTACATCAAATCCCACAAACCCTATAAAAGACCAGATAAAGTTCATGACTTTTATAAATTAGATTCCAATGAAAATATAGTATTAGAAAAGAATTTAATTAGAGCAATCGCAATGAAATCTCTCCGTGAAAGTGATTTTAGAGAATATCCACTAGAGCAATTTGACAAACTGTATAATAAATTGGCAGATTATACCAATTTGAGTACAAAAAACATCGGGGTTGGTAGTGGCTCTGATCAAATAATGGATTTATTATTATCAACAATTGGTAAAGGCAGAAGTGTCATCACTCTAAATCCTACTTTCTCATATTTTACTGACAGATGTGATCTATATAAAATACCAACGAAACAAATTGAGCTGTCTAGTTTAGACAATTCTTTTGATGTTGAACTCTTCATCAAAAAGGCAAGAGAATACGATATAATATACATAGCATCTCCAAATAATCCTACGGGAAATCAATTTAGATTTGATGAAATATTAAACATAATTGAATCCTTAAAAGATAAGCTGATAATAATAGACGAAGCTTATGTCGAATTTGCTGAATATAATTTATCAAATATAGTAACAAAGTATAATAACGTAGTAATTATGCGAACGTTTTCAAAAGCTTTTGGATTGGCCGGCGCACGAATAGGATATATATTAACCAACGAAGAGATGGCAGATATATTCAATCAATATATACAATTACCATATCCTCTTAGCAGTTTTTCAATGCAATTGGCGATCGAAGTCCTTGCAAATATACACATAGTGAAAAGAAGTATCGAATTGATAAAGATAGAGAGATCGAAAATATTTGAGAGATTAAACAAAATGGATCAGATAAAAATATTTGAATCACATTCTAACTTCTTTTTCTTTCAAACGTTTAGTCATTTTGAAAAAATAAAGAATTCGATGATGAATGAAAAGATATTGATTAAAAACTTTGGAAATTTGGGAAATTACCAAGGGGCAATGAGAATCACCATAGGAAATACTGAGATGAATGACAAAATAATATCGATATTTGAAAAATCACAATTACAATGA
- a CDS encoding ERCC4 domain-containing protein: MAIRIVVDERERNSRVPDLLKLMGVYVDYKQLTIGDYIVSSETIIERKTIYDLLNSVYDGRLFVQCSDLIKHYSRPVIIVEGNLTDLDTREDFSSDSRLIIDKLRVAYETLIKVALDFRLPVLYTSSVYYTAELLVLLASNQFKNKNEGPLLKKIKKSNPFVLQQLYVLTSLPGIGSKVATRLLEKFHSPRNVLNASIAELARVPGIGNMRAEKIRKILDTNVSNEVNAYTQRKLMMENSEDEEEKNTTTTTTNDSS; the protein is encoded by the coding sequence TTGGCCATTAGAATCGTAGTAGATGAGAGAGAAAGAAATAGTCGAGTTCCTGATTTACTAAAACTGATGGGAGTTTATGTAGATTATAAACAATTAACAATAGGGGACTATATAGTTTCATCAGAAACTATAATTGAAAGAAAAACTATATATGATTTACTTAATTCTGTTTATGATGGTCGCTTATTTGTACAGTGTTCCGATTTAATAAAACATTATTCCAGACCTGTGATTATTGTTGAGGGAAATTTAACAGATCTTGATACCCGAGAGGATTTTTCATCCGATTCTAGATTAATAATAGACAAACTCCGCGTAGCCTATGAAACCTTGATTAAGGTAGCACTTGATTTTCGTTTACCAGTTTTATATACTAGTTCAGTTTATTATACTGCTGAACTATTGGTTTTGTTGGCCTCTAACCAATTTAAAAACAAAAATGAAGGACCTCTCTTAAAAAAGATTAAAAAATCAAATCCGTTTGTCCTTCAACAGCTTTATGTTCTTACTTCTTTACCCGGAATAGGTTCTAAGGTGGCAACCAGACTGTTAGAAAAATTTCATTCTCCTCGCAATGTTTTGAACGCTTCAATTGCAGAACTTGCTAGAGTACCTGGTATTGGTAATATGAGGGCAGAAAAAATTAGAAAAATTCTTGATACTAACGTTTCTAATGAAGTGAATGCCTATACTCAAAGAAAACTAATGATGGAAAATTCTGAAGATGAAGAAGAAAAGAACACAACTACCACCACCACGAACGATAGTTCTTGA
- a CDS encoding prefoldin subunit beta yields MSEQELPPWLREQLARLQQLQQNLQAIMMQKQQVELEVSETERALEELKKTTTDDTVYKLAGPLLVKSNRDNLIKELEEKKELSSTRTIVLGKQESRVKENLKEVESKINQMMHMAQSGSPPSSNKFSPPPSS; encoded by the coding sequence ATGAGTGAACAAGAGCTTCCTCCATGGCTAAGAGAGCAGCTTGCGAGGTTACAACAATTACAACAAAACCTTCAAGCAATAATGATGCAAAAACAACAGGTAGAACTAGAGGTATCTGAAACCGAAAGAGCATTGGAGGAATTAAAGAAAACTACTACTGATGATACTGTATACAAGTTAGCAGGCCCACTACTGGTCAAGTCTAACAGAGATAATTTGATAAAGGAATTAGAGGAGAAGAAAGAATTGTCAAGCACTAGAACCATTGTTTTAGGAAAGCAAGAATCTAGAGTCAAAGAAAATCTTAAAGAAGTTGAAAGCAAGATTAATCAAATGATGCATATGGCTCAATCGGGTTCTCCACCATCTAGTAATAAATTTAGCCCACCACCATCCTCATAA
- a CDS encoding KEOPS complex subunit Pcc1 codes for MENYNSRIHIYFDIKPNPDFFKDSTNLLNRQLNSIFVALKGDIQSTPDFDTRVTVSTEKNYIVLSISSNNISKFRATIISLLRLIDLSYSVIHVDK; via the coding sequence TTGGAAAACTACAACTCTAGAATCCATATTTATTTTGATATAAAACCTAATCCAGATTTCTTTAAAGATTCTACCAATTTATTAAATAGACAATTAAATTCCATATTTGTTGCTCTAAAGGGCGATATACAGTCCACTCCTGATTTTGATACCCGCGTTACCGTTTCCACTGAAAAAAACTATATAGTATTGTCTATTTCCAGTAACAACATATCCAAATTTCGTGCAACTATAATATCACTTTTGAGATTGATTGATTTGTCTTATTCTGTAATTCATGTCGATAAATAA
- a CDS encoding transposase has protein sequence MGVKFGATVRKRYGKVYRTLKQKRRCPSCTSLKFRRISIGIWQCGKCEYKVAAGAYDINLGKLQL, from the coding sequence TTGGGTGTAAAATTTGGTGCCACTGTACGAAAAAGATATGGTAAGGTCTATAGAACTCTAAAACAAAAAAGAAGATGTCCCAGCTGTACTTCACTAAAATTCCGAAGAATCTCTATTGGTATTTGGCAATGTGGTAAGTGTGAATACAAAGTAGCTGCAGGGGCATATGACATAAATCTTGGAAAACTACAACTCTAG
- the rrp42 gene encoding exosome complex protein Rrp42: protein MSSSKRSTVIVEQLRKQQMLEALTRGKRLDGRDYESYRNLEIEVGIIDKASGSAKVKLGNTEVIAGVKVETGEPFEGLENKGALIMSAEVLPTASPHVEPGPPDEDAIELSRVVDRGVRESKMLDLDKLVLIPGKIVYTVFVDCSIINSDGNLLDATSYAVVAALSTSKFPIFEIQDDKVVDTGKTMPPPLTTTPISITAVKIGESVLLDPTTEEEACMDSRITMTTQSDGSIVAVQKGFTGPFTVDQIVNFSEIARIKGEEIRSKIKELN from the coding sequence ATGAGCTCATCTAAACGTTCTACAGTAATAGTTGAGCAACTACGAAAACAGCAAATGTTAGAAGCCTTAACTAGAGGAAAAAGATTGGACGGTAGGGATTACGAGTCCTACAGAAATCTCGAAATTGAGGTTGGAATAATAGATAAGGCATCTGGTTCTGCAAAGGTCAAACTTGGAAACACCGAAGTTATCGCAGGTGTTAAAGTGGAAACAGGAGAACCATTTGAAGGATTAGAAAATAAAGGCGCGTTGATCATGTCCGCAGAAGTTTTGCCTACTGCTTCTCCACACGTTGAACCTGGTCCTCCAGATGAAGATGCAATTGAATTGTCTAGAGTCGTAGATAGAGGAGTACGTGAATCTAAAATGCTGGATTTAGACAAATTGGTTTTAATTCCAGGAAAAATTGTCTACACTGTGTTTGTTGATTGCAGTATAATAAATAGCGATGGCAATTTGCTAGATGCTACTTCTTATGCTGTTGTGGCAGCTTTATCGACAAGTAAATTTCCGATTTTTGAAATTCAAGATGATAAGGTAGTAGATACAGGAAAAACTATGCCCCCTCCCCTAACTACCACCCCAATATCAATCACTGCAGTTAAAATCGGCGAATCAGTGTTATTAGATCCAACAACCGAAGAAGAGGCATGTATGGATTCACGCATAACTATGACTACCCAATCAGATGGAAGCATAGTTGCAGTACAAAAAGGCTTTACAGGTCCATTCACTGTTGATCAAATTGTCAACTTCTCAGAAATAGCAAGAATTAAAGGAGAGGAAATACGCTCTAAAATAAAGGAGTTGAACTAA
- the rrp41 gene encoding exosome complex exonuclease Rrp41 produces MKELTLLDENGKRSDGRGIDDLRSIKITVGVVKNADGSAFIEFGKNKIIVAVYGPREVHPKHMALPDRCVLRCRYHMSPFSTDTRKNPAPSRREVEISKVMRESLEPSLILSDYPRAVIDVFVEVLQADGGSRCAGINAASVALADAGINMRDLVSACAAGRIADKIVLDVNDLEDKEGDADMPVAYLPNLEQVTLLQVDGKLTTAQFSECLNKAIDGCKLVYEIQKDALMKKYFGNELEVKEEV; encoded by the coding sequence TTGAAAGAATTAACCTTATTGGATGAAAACGGAAAAAGATCTGATGGTAGAGGAATAGATGATCTACGTTCAATCAAAATTACCGTCGGCGTGGTAAAAAATGCAGACGGATCTGCTTTTATAGAATTTGGAAAGAACAAAATAATTGTAGCGGTTTACGGACCACGGGAAGTCCATCCTAAGCATATGGCTCTTCCAGATAGATGTGTTCTTAGATGCAGATATCACATGTCTCCATTTTCTACAGATACAAGAAAGAATCCTGCTCCATCTAGAAGAGAAGTAGAAATTTCAAAAGTAATGCGCGAGTCTTTAGAACCCTCATTAATATTGAGTGACTATCCACGAGCAGTCATTGACGTGTTTGTTGAAGTATTGCAAGCTGACGGTGGATCTCGATGTGCTGGTATTAATGCAGCATCCGTAGCATTAGCAGATGCTGGAATCAATATGCGTGATTTAGTCTCTGCCTGTGCTGCGGGAAGAATAGCAGATAAAATCGTATTAGATGTTAATGACCTGGAAGATAAAGAAGGTGATGCTGATATGCCTGTAGCATATTTGCCCAATTTGGAACAAGTTACATTACTTCAGGTGGATGGAAAGCTAACTACTGCTCAATTTAGTGAATGTTTGAATAAGGCAATTGATGGATGTAAATTAGTCTACGAAATACAAAAAGATGCTCTAATGAAAAAATATTTTGGAAATGAATTGGAGGTAAAAGAAGAGGTATGA
- a CDS encoding ribosome assembly factor SBDS has product MADSKVTIVKFIVGSDRFEILVKPDPALEYKMGKRTDLSSVLVSDEVYSDANKGSRVGDDKLNKHFKTKDPNEILKQILLKGELNLTTDQRRKMVDDKRKQIIQHINKNFVDPKTKLPHPIQRIENALEDVRVTIDPFKKAEDQVKSIVDALRKILPLKSEMLHLSILIPNSYSSTSYSFVKGSGALTSEEWLSDGSLKVELEINAGMKGNFLERIGSLTKGTAQVKE; this is encoded by the coding sequence ATGGCTGATTCCAAGGTTACAATTGTAAAATTCATTGTCGGAAGTGATCGATTTGAAATTTTGGTTAAACCCGATCCTGCATTGGAATATAAAATGGGAAAAAGAACCGATCTATCTTCAGTTTTAGTTTCTGATGAAGTATACTCAGATGCAAACAAAGGATCTAGAGTTGGTGATGATAAATTAAATAAACATTTTAAAACCAAAGATCCCAATGAAATACTAAAACAGATCCTACTTAAAGGAGAACTAAATCTTACAACTGATCAGAGACGTAAAATGGTGGATGATAAGCGCAAACAGATTATCCAGCATATTAATAAGAACTTTGTAGATCCAAAAACAAAATTACCGCATCCTATTCAACGAATAGAAAATGCTTTAGAAGATGTAAGAGTTACTATTGATCCATTTAAGAAAGCAGAAGATCAAGTAAAATCTATAGTTGACGCCCTTAGAAAAATTTTGCCTCTAAAATCTGAAATGTTACACCTGTCTATTCTAATACCAAACTCATATTCATCAACAAGTTATAGTTTTGTTAAAGGTTCAGGTGCTTTGACCTCTGAAGAATGGTTATCCGACGGTTCACTGAAAGTAGAATTAGAAATAAATGCTGGAATGAAAGGAAATTTTTTGGAGCGTATAGGCTCATTAACTAAAGGAACCGCGCAAGTTAAAGAATAA
- a CDS encoding DNA-directed RNA polymerase subunit D, translating into MISIDLKVIEKQDERITIKFNNVPRQYVNAIRRISISEVPTFAIDDVVILENSSVMHDEAVAHRLGLIPLRTDLKKFSLPDECSCKSTLGCVHCRVLLQLDAEANEKTKTITTSELISEDEFVKPVNQDIPIIVLAPGQKIKFEAYARLGFGRDHAKWQPATISVVKYDGENENEIFLTIESNGALTAEEIVIAAVEKLNKSIKEFGETINSIQVPTNL; encoded by the coding sequence TTGATCTCCATAGATTTAAAGGTTATTGAAAAACAAGATGAAAGAATAACCATTAAATTTAATAATGTACCGCGTCAGTATGTAAACGCCATAAGACGAATATCAATTAGTGAAGTACCCACTTTTGCTATCGATGATGTCGTAATTTTAGAAAACTCGTCAGTAATGCATGATGAGGCTGTTGCTCACAGACTTGGTCTAATTCCACTTAGGACCGACTTGAAAAAATTCTCCTTACCTGACGAATGTAGTTGTAAAAGCACTCTTGGATGTGTACATTGTAGAGTTTTGTTACAACTTGATGCTGAAGCTAATGAGAAAACTAAAACAATCACTACGTCAGAGTTGATTTCAGAAGACGAGTTCGTAAAGCCTGTTAATCAAGACATTCCAATTATAGTACTAGCTCCAGGTCAAAAAATAAAGTTTGAAGCTTATGCGAGATTAGGATTTGGCAGGGATCATGCAAAATGGCAACCGGCCACAATATCAGTTGTAAAGTATGATGGCGAAAATGAAAATGAGATCTTTTTAACTATAGAGTCTAATGGTGCTTTGACTGCAGAAGAGATAGTGATAGCCGCAGTCGAGAAGCTTAATAAAAGCATAAAGGAATTCGGCGAGACCATCAACTCCATTCAAGTACCTACGAACCTCTAG
- a CDS encoding 50S ribosomal protein L18e — protein sequence MLNDTLIDNTIWVLRKAFKKNKAQIWKALENEFSKSRSQRRLINIQRLDKITNNGDIIVVPGKVLGSGTLGHKLTVSAYSFSDTAVNKLNTAGAEIISLQSLINKYPDGKGVRIIG from the coding sequence ATGTTAAACGATACTTTAATAGATAATACAATATGGGTTCTACGTAAAGCTTTTAAGAAAAATAAAGCTCAGATTTGGAAAGCATTAGAGAATGAATTCTCAAAGTCCCGATCACAAAGAAGATTAATTAATATTCAAAGATTAGACAAGATCACCAATAATGGAGATATAATAGTAGTTCCAGGCAAAGTTTTGGGCAGTGGAACTTTGGGGCATAAATTAACAGTATCTGCATATTCATTCTCAGACACTGCTGTAAATAAATTAAATACGGCAGGAGCTGAAATTATTTCATTGCAATCTCTGATAAATAAATATCCTGATGGAAAAGGTGTAAGAATAATTGGTTAA
- a CDS encoding 50S ribosomal protein L13 has product MVKESKANKKQDENSSPKKQTKTQQQQEKPPQQQQQNKLVVVDAANCVSGRICSKVSKLLLQGNRVSVVNAEKVMISGNKYEIIESYKKRLEVGSIINPIHGPFHPRRPDTIITKMIRGMVPKRKPSGMQAFKKLRVYIGVPDELKNSAMQTFDDAKITRPESFYTSMSDVAKQIGWKGVVQ; this is encoded by the coding sequence TTGGTTAAGGAATCAAAGGCAAATAAAAAACAGGATGAGAATTCATCACCAAAAAAACAAACGAAAACACAGCAGCAGCAAGAAAAGCCACCACAACAGCAACAGCAAAATAAGCTTGTTGTAGTCGACGCAGCTAATTGTGTTTCAGGAAGAATATGTTCGAAAGTTTCAAAATTATTACTTCAAGGTAATAGAGTATCAGTAGTTAATGCCGAAAAAGTGATGATATCTGGAAATAAATATGAAATTATTGAAAGTTACAAGAAGAGATTGGAAGTAGGATCAATTATTAATCCTATTCACGGTCCATTTCATCCTCGAAGACCCGATACTATAATTACAAAAATGATAAGGGGGATGGTTCCTAAAAGAAAACCAAGTGGTATGCAGGCTTTTAAAAAATTAAGGGTATATATAGGTGTGCCAGATGAGTTAAAAAATTCAGCAATGCAAACATTTGATGATGCAAAAATCACCAGACCTGAATCATTTTATACATCTATGAGTGATGTAGCAAAACAGATTGGCTGGAAAGGAGTAGTTCAATAA